The following are encoded in a window of Rhizobium sp. WYJ-E13 genomic DNA:
- a CDS encoding aldo/keto reductase — MQYRPLGRTGIKVSPYCLGAMMFGAIGNADHDDSIRIIHKALDTGINFIDTADMYSHGESEEIVGKALKGRRDNVVLATKCFIPMGQDPNQQGSSRRWIYRAVEDSLRRLQTDYIDLFQMHRPAPDTDIEETLSALTDLMRAGKIRAIGSSTFPASDIIEAQWVAEKRGLARFRTEQPPYSILHRGIEREVLPTLERYGMGALVWSPLAMGMLTGRYRRGAAQPDSTRVAYFPKQMSNENSLDAVEQLIPLAEGAGISLTHMALAFVIAHPGVTSAILGPRTMEQLDDLLAGAQVRLSDELLDAIDAIVPPGTETGPLEANYKTPAIQTASLRRRPPAERAAG; from the coding sequence ATGCAATACCGTCCCCTTGGCCGCACCGGCATCAAGGTCAGCCCCTATTGCCTTGGCGCCATGATGTTCGGTGCGATCGGCAATGCCGATCATGACGATTCCATCCGCATCATCCACAAAGCACTCGATACCGGCATCAACTTCATCGACACCGCCGATATGTACAGCCACGGCGAATCCGAGGAGATCGTCGGCAAGGCGCTGAAGGGCCGGCGCGACAATGTCGTGCTCGCCACCAAATGCTTCATCCCGATGGGCCAGGATCCAAACCAGCAGGGCAGCTCGCGCCGCTGGATCTATCGCGCGGTGGAAGATTCGCTGCGCCGCCTGCAGACCGATTATATCGACCTGTTCCAGATGCACCGCCCCGCCCCCGATACAGATATCGAGGAAACGCTCTCGGCCCTCACGGATCTGATGCGTGCAGGCAAGATCCGCGCCATCGGCTCCTCCACCTTCCCCGCCTCCGATATCATCGAGGCGCAATGGGTGGCCGAAAAACGAGGGCTGGCCCGCTTCCGCACCGAGCAGCCGCCCTATTCGATCCTGCATCGCGGCATCGAACGCGAGGTCCTGCCGACGCTCGAACGCTACGGCATGGGCGCGCTGGTCTGGAGCCCGCTCGCCATGGGCATGCTGACCGGCCGCTACCGCCGGGGTGCAGCTCAGCCCGACAGCACCCGCGTTGCCTATTTTCCCAAGCAAATGTCGAATGAAAACAGCCTCGATGCCGTCGAGCAGCTCATCCCGCTCGCAGAAGGTGCCGGCATCTCGCTCACCCACATGGCGCTTGCCTTCGTCATCGCCCATCCGGGCGTTACGTCGGCGATCCTCGGGCCGCGCACGATGGAACAGCTCGATGATCTCCTCGCCGGCGCGCAGGTGCGTCTGAGCGACGAGCTGCTCGATGCCATCGACGCCATTGTACCACCGGGCACCGAAACCGGCCCGCTGGAAGCCAACTATAAGACCCCGGCGATCCAGACCGCGAGCCTGCGGCGCCGTCCGCCCGCCGAACGCGCCGCCGGCTGA
- a CDS encoding TetR/AcrR family transcriptional regulator: MTSGTDSPGEVGEADSGHDRPVRADARRNLDSLLKAALDVFATSGVDAPVREIADKAGVGVGTLYRHFPQRSDLIKAVVRNEMDACADAAITLAAEHGPGEALSRWMQRFADFIMAKRGLAAALHSGDPAYQALPAYFDERMIPALQGLLDRAVAVGAARGDVDASELLRAGAQLSNLGQGDDPAVTRRMIALLVDGLRYGAGVKS, from the coding sequence ATGACCAGCGGGACGGACAGCCCGGGCGAGGTGGGCGAGGCTGATAGCGGCCATGACAGGCCTGTGCGGGCGGATGCGCGGCGCAACCTCGATTCGCTGCTGAAAGCCGCCTTGGATGTATTTGCCACCTCGGGCGTCGATGCGCCGGTGCGCGAGATCGCCGACAAGGCAGGGGTGGGCGTCGGCACGCTCTACCGCCATTTTCCGCAGCGCTCGGACCTCATCAAGGCGGTCGTGCGCAACGAGATGGATGCCTGCGCCGATGCTGCCATAACACTCGCCGCCGAGCATGGGCCAGGCGAGGCGCTGTCGCGCTGGATGCAGCGCTTTGCCGATTTCATCATGGCCAAGCGCGGCCTTGCCGCAGCGCTTCATTCCGGCGACCCGGCCTATCAGGCGCTGCCGGCCTATTTCGACGAGCGCATGATCCCGGCTTTGCAGGGACTGCTGGACAGAGCCGTTGCGGTGGGCGCTGCACGCGGCGATGTGGACGCGAGCGAGCTCCTGCGCGCCGGCGCGCAGCTTTCCAACCTCGGGCAGGGGGACGATCCGGCGGTGACGCGGCGGATGATTGCCCTGCTGGTGGACGGGCTGCGTTATGGGGCGGGTGTGAAGAGCTGA
- a CDS encoding DMT family transporter, protein MAIHVLAVHRDTVGTEQAAGGSLARAYSVGVLCWLLSAGVYIAAKWVSTEMPPWALCFWRVLIAFAILLPIVQHHFSAMLALVRARGLELLFIGGMGLAICQGLIFVGLQHADATTAGIIIALIPIITMILARLMLAEPMGRWQVTGSILAFLGILIIIVKGSPDALLRLDFNPGELWIVAGAFCFSLYTVLLRRAKFDLNRLALLVLLLGAAALTALPFYLYELAADERTTLNTSGLIALAYVAIPGGALMYYLFNRSIEALGAARAGVLLYIQTIFIAVLAYFILGEKLQTYHLEGAALIIAGLLLIILLKPKAKAAAA, encoded by the coding sequence ATGGCAATACATGTCTTGGCAGTCCATCGTGACACTGTCGGGACGGAACAGGCGGCAGGCGGTTCGCTTGCACGGGCCTATTCCGTAGGCGTCCTCTGCTGGCTTTTGTCAGCCGGCGTCTACATCGCAGCCAAATGGGTCTCCACGGAAATGCCGCCCTGGGCGCTCTGCTTCTGGCGCGTGCTCATCGCCTTCGCGATCCTGTTGCCGATCGTGCAGCACCATTTTTCCGCGATGCTCGCGCTGGTGCGGGCGCGCGGCCTGGAGCTGCTTTTCATCGGTGGCATGGGACTGGCCATCTGTCAGGGCCTGATCTTCGTCGGCCTTCAACATGCCGATGCCACCACCGCCGGCATCATCATCGCGCTGATCCCGATCATCACCATGATCCTCGCCCGCCTGATGCTGGCAGAGCCGATGGGACGCTGGCAGGTCACCGGCTCGATCCTCGCCTTCCTCGGCATCCTCATCATCATCGTCAAGGGCAGCCCGGATGCACTGCTGCGCCTCGACTTCAATCCCGGCGAACTCTGGATCGTCGCCGGCGCCTTCTGCTTCAGCCTCTACACGGTGCTGCTGCGCCGCGCGAAATTCGACTTGAACCGGCTCGCGCTGCTCGTCCTGCTGCTCGGCGCCGCCGCGCTGACAGCCCTGCCCTTCTACCTCTACGAACTCGCCGCCGACGAACGCACGACGCTGAATACGAGCGGCCTCATCGCACTCGCCTATGTCGCGATCCCCGGCGGCGCGCTCATGTATTATCTCTTCAACCGAAGCATCGAAGCGCTGGGGGCCGCCCGCGCCGGCGTGCTCCTCTACATCCAGACGATCTTCATCGCCGTGCTCGCCTATTTCATCCTCGGCGAGAAACTGCAGACCTATCATCTCGAAGGTGCCGCCCTCATCATCGCCGGATTGCTGCTGATCATTTTGCTGAAACCGAAGGCAAAGGCCGCAGCCGCCTGA